The Impatiens glandulifera chromosome 3, dImpGla2.1, whole genome shotgun sequence genome contains a region encoding:
- the LOC124930365 gene encoding uncharacterized protein LOC124930365, whose amino-acid sequence MDSFGISNIHIEKSNPIFRYQTQKKIEALFRLFEMILLLLAVSSFSSHIPATFTISGDYFRSLFGVILSPRIVFLIGNIIVAVLFMKSGFFSSLNMNESIDTDFYHGYVKIGVKNVRFNEQKQSSLDIVKVKDIPKKKERKIERSLSEKITKRIDGEKTGRQLRRSATENCRKVKCPEEEMNGEEFRQTVEAFIARQQRFLRE is encoded by the coding sequence ATGGATTCATTTGGAATCTCAAACATCCATATCGAAAAGTCTAATCCAATCTTCCGTTACCAAACCCAGAAAAAGATCGAAGCTCTCTTCCGTCTCTTCGAAATGATTCTCCTTCTCCTTGCCGTTTCCAGTTTCTCCAGTCATATCCCGGCAACCTTTACAATCTCCGGCGACTACTTCCGATCACTTTTCGGCGTCATTCTTAGCCCTCGGATTGTCTTTTTAATCGGAAATATCATCGTCGCAGTTCTCTTCATGAAATCCGGTTTCTTTTCAAGtttaaatatgaatgaaagTATTGATACAGATTTCTATCATGGGTATGTGAAAATCGGCGTGAAAAATGTGAGATTTAATGAACAAAAACAGAGCAGTTTAGATATTGTCAAAGTTAAAGATATAccaaaaaagaaagagaggaagATTGAAAGGAGCTTATCCGAGAAAATAACGAAGAGGATAGATGGAGAAAAGACGGGCAGGCAGTTGAGACGGTCGGCGACTGAGAATTGCCGGAAGGTTAAGTGTCCTGAGGAGGAAATGAACGGCGAGGAATTCCGGCAGACGGTGGAGGCTTTTATTGCGAGGCAGCAGAGGTTTCTCCGGGAATAA